GCTTAACCCCTCCAATAGCATCTGTAAACACAACCGAATCAACTAATGGTTTGTTTTTAATGGTTATTTTTCCTAACCCTATGTTATAGTTCAAATCAATAACAGATAGAAACAATCCACTGTGTAAATCTGAATTGATCCCTACGTGAAATAAATAAAATGTATTATCATTTGCCGGGTTTGGAATTATAATATGCTCATTGTACCATGCAAGGGATATTAACGAATCGCCATTATCCATAACAACGTTGAACTTGTTGTAAACAGTACCTCTTCTAATGTAGCCGGGGATATTATTGTAATTTGGATCATCAGCCGTATAAAAAAGCAAGTTGTTAGCCGAATCGGCTATGCTTGTGCATGTTCCTCTTGAGCCAACAGCGCTGCTGCCTGCTGTTGCAGTTCCATTTACAAAATCTATCCTTGCACTGTCGCCAAAGCACCATACCGAATTTTTGTACTGTGCATGGCATATATTAATGCTCAAAACCAGTAAGACTATGATATTTCTTAACATAAAAACAGTTTTAATACGTTCTGAAATTATTTTATAACAACAATCTGCGCAACCTTAGTGCAATTTTCCTGTGTAGCTTTTACTATGTAAACTCCCTGCATAAGCTCCTCAATGTTAATGCTTACTACTGCATTGCCCTCCAAATCAAAATTACCTTGCTTATATTGTTTCCCTGCCACATCTGTAATTTCATAAATTATGCTGCCCGTGCATTTAATAAAAACAAAATCTTTGGCTGGGTTAGGATAAATGTTTATTAAATCCTCCTTTGGGGGATTTAGGTGGCTTATTCCTGTAATCGTATCACAGCCGCTGCCTACAAGTGCTCCTAACTCATAATCGGGGTTGTTGGGCAAACCAAAATAACAGCGCTTACCGCCTAAATAAATGCTATAAGGATTATAACTGCATCCTGTACCTTTTACATTAGGGCTGTCAATGGTGGCAAGATACATGTTATCCGGTGAGTAAAAATTATTAGGATACGGAAACCAAATGCCGCCAAAGCTGTCGCGTGCAATAGTAGCAATGTAAATTTTACCATCAGGTGCAAGACGCAACGCGCCTGTGCCGCGTGTAAATGATGAACTAAATGAAGTTACCTGCGCTACGGTATCTATATCATTGTTGGATAAGTCTATCTGTAAAATATAATAAGGCGGCAGATATACTCCTTGGGTTACATACAATAAGCTGTCATTCGGAGAAAATGCAGAACCACTAAAAGCATTATTGCCATCAGAAAACATAGGTATATCATAAATAATATTGGCATTAGATAAAATACCAGAGCAACGGTCAAAATCAAAAACTTCAATAATGCCATCAGACATTACTACACTCAACTTATTGCCGGCATTAGAAAAAGTAAAATTACCCAACCCCCATCCTCTGTCCGTACCTATGCGCTGCTTCATTGGCTCATGTATGCTGTCTGGCGTTACGAGGTAAACATAAAACGTATCGGAAGGAATTGGACCTGTTGCTCCTGAATAGATTGGCTTGCATACCACCCACCAGTCACGCCCGTTGCCATGCTTCACCGCTCCCATGGCATCGGTCAAGTAATCGGTAGTTATCAAATGCTGATTTTTAGTGGTTACTTTTCCTAAGCCGCTGTTATAGTTTAAATCAACAACAGAATAAAACAACCCATTATGCCCCCCCCCAAGACCTAATGAGGCGGTTAAGTGAAAAATATAGAACCGGTTATTCCCTGCGGGATTGGGAATTATCATCAGCTCATTGTACCAACTATTGCCTACTATGCTATCGCCTCCATCCATAAGCACATTGTTTCGGTTAATAATTTTTGCTGAATAAAATCCGGTACCGGGATTAGTAAAACCATAAAACAACAATCCTATGCTGTCGGCAATGCTCACGCACGATCCTCTTGAGGCTACTATACTGCCGCCTGCTGTTGCAGTTCCATTTACAAAATCAATTCTTGCACTGTCGCCAAATACCCAAATGCTGTTTCTGTCTTGTGCTGTTGCATTATTATAAAAAAGTAAACTTAAAAACAACAGCCAGTTTTTGAGATGTGTTGTCATTTTAAAATTATTAGCCTGGTTGATTTTTCTTCTGTTTCTGTAACAGCCTTTACCTGATATACACCCTGCGCCAAATTTATTAAAGACAGAGATAGTGGAATTCTAAAACAAGTTAGCTTTTTCATGACATTTATAATTTTAGTTTGAATATAATTCAAAGCAAATATAGTTATAAAATAATAAATTCAAAATATTTTTATAACTTTATTGAGAAGCCTTAAAACAATCCTAATATGGGGGTGCGTTGTGCAAAATTTGTTTACTCCAAATACATCACCTTCTTCACTGCTTTAATAATACGCTCAGGGTTTGGAAGGTAGGCATCAATTAGTGTAGGTGCATAAGGTAATGGCACATCACCACCTGTTACGCGCAGCACAGGTGCGTCAAGATAATCGAATGCTTCGCGTTGTACTTTAAAAGCTACTTCTGTGGCAATGTTTGCCAGCGGCCACGACTCTTCAACTATTACCATACGGTTGGTTTTTTTCACAGACGCTATTACAGTGGCATAGTCAATAGGACGTACAGTACGCAGGTCAATAATTTCTACATCTATATTTTCTTTGGCTAGCTCTTCTGCTGCCTTATATGCAGTCTTTATAATTTTTCCGAACGAAACAATGGTTACATCATTGCCGGCACGTTTGATGTCTGCAACACCAATAGGCATCAGGTATTCGCCTTCGGGTACTTCGCCTTTGTCGCCATACATCTGTTCGCTTTCCATAAAAATTACAGGGTCGTCATCACGTATTGCGGCTTTCAGCAGTCCTTTGGCATCTTTAGGATTTGAAGGAACAATAACTTTTAAACCGGGGCAGTTGGCATACCAGCTTTCAAATGCCTGCGAGTGTTGTGAACTGAGCATACCTGCCGATGCTGTAGGCCCACGAAAAACAATTGGCACACCATATTGTCCGCCACTCATACTTTTCATTTTAGCTGCTGCGTTGATGACCTGATCTATGGCTACGAGAGAAAAATTAAACGTCATAAACTCTATAACAGGACGCAATCCATTCATGGCAGCACCAACGCCTATGCCGGCAAAACCCAATTCTGCAATAGGTGTGTCAATTACACGTTTGGCACCAAACTCATCCAACATGCCTTGCGAAACTTTATACGCCCCATTGTATTGTGCTACCTCCTCGCCCATTAAAAAAACATTAGGGTCCCTGCGCATTTCTTCGCTTAAGGCTTCTCGCAGGGCTTCTCTGAATTGTATTTCGCGCATAATGTGATGTTATCTTTTACAAAAGTAAGCAATTACTTTTTGTCTGTAAAAATGTCTGAACTATTAGAAATATTAAGATGTACTTACCTGACTAAAACGCATCATCAACTCCTCTGCTTTTGAAACCATATCCGGAGAGCCGATAAAAAGTGGTGTTCGTTGATGCAGCGATGTAGGTTGAATGTCGAGTATGCGGTTAAATCCATCAGAAGCCTTGCCGCCCGCCTGTTCCACAATAAATGCCAGTGGATTACATTCATAAAGTAATCTTAGTTTTCCTTTTGGTGACTTGGCAGTGGCGGGATAAATATAAATGCCACCCTTTAAAAGATTACGGTGAAAATCGGCCACTAACGAACCAATATAGCGAGATGAATAAGGACGTTTTGTTTTTTCGTCCTCTTCCTGACAAAATTTAATAAACTTTTTTACGCCTTCCGGAAAGTGTGCATAGTTGCCTTCGTTTACGGAATAAATAAATCCTTGCTTAGGAACTTTCATATCGGGATGCGACAGACAAAATTCTCCTATTGAGGGGTCTAATGTAAATCCATTAACACCTTTACCGGTGGTGTAAACCATCATGGTTGATGAGCCATAAATAACATAACCGGCAGCTACCTGTTCAGTCCCTTTTTGCATAAAGTCAGAAAGGTTACTGGGGCCTGAAAGCGTTGTTCTTCTGTATATAGAAAAGATTGTTCCTATAGAAACATTGACATCAATATTAGATGAGCCGTCCAAAGGATCCATTGCAACCACATATTTTGCATTTTTAGAAATTTCGGAATTGATGGGAACCATTTCTTCGTTTTCTTCGCTGGCAACAGCACAGGTTTCACCACCGCTGCTCAATGCAGATATAAATTGTTCGTTGGCATAAACATCCAACTTTTTTACTTCTTCGCCTTGCACATTGGTATTACCATAATCGCCAAGAATATCTACCAAGCCTGCCTTATTCACTTCGCGATTAACCATTTTGGCAGCAATGCCAATGTCTCGCAGTAATCGTGACAACTCTCCTTTGGCATAAGGAAAATCCGCTTGTCTCTCAATGATAAATTGCCCTAATGTGATAACCCGTTTTGGTGTGTACATGTATGTTACAATGTTTAGGTTACAAAAATAAGCAAAAAGGCTACATGCCGACTGCCTAAGTATTCCGGAATTGAGAATTGCTGTGTGCTTGTTGGATGGATATTGTATTTTGCAATGATGTCTATATAGAACGATAGAGAATCACGTAAATTTTTGAGTTAGATGAAATGAACAACTACATTCACATGCAAGAATATTTTTGATTAGAATATATTTACAATAATTTGGCATCCAATAAATGAACAGTCTGCCGGAAAATTATTTAGTTTTACATCGTGTAAATTAAACAACCATGAAAAATCTATTCTTATTACTTTGCCTGTCCACTTTTGCTGCGAAAGGACAAATCACACCCCCATACTTTAACGACTTTGAAAATGGTGCACAAGGCTGGTTTGATAGCACCTACAGTGGAAGTTCGTGGGAGCTTGGAACACCAAACTTCGGATTAACTACAGGCGCTCATTCCGGCAGCAATGCATGGGATATTTCGCTTGATTCTGCTTACAATGACAGCACCTTGTGTTATTTGTATTCTCCACACTTTAATTTTAGTACTTCTACCAATTCTATTTTATCGTTTTGGTTAAACTACAAAATAGAAGTACAATGGGATGGAGCTTTACTTCAATACTCGACAGACTCAGGAACTACATGGAAGATACTTGGATTCAATGATAACATTCCAACCATTAACTGGAATTCGAATAACGTGGTTGGAGACTGGGGTTGGTCAGGCACATCAAATTGTTGGGCTTTTTCTGCCATTAAATTAGATTCGGTTTATGGTTTCTCTGATGTTCAATTCAGATTTCGGTTTTCTTCTGATGCATCAATATTCTACGATGGAATTACTATTGATGATTTTTCTATTTATACGTTGCCTAACAATGATGCATCCATTGCTTCGATAATTTCTCCATCTAAGAATACACAACAACCTTTTAATGTGGCTACGGCTAATGTTGCTAATGTTGGTTCAAACACTTTACTCTCTATTCCCGTTGGTGTTATCATCAATGGTGGAACACCATTTTTTTCAATTTATAATGGCTCCCTAACTTCCATCAAGGCTGATAGTTTTTCAATGGGCAATTTTACAGCGCCAAATGGTTATTACACCATTTGCTTCTTCACCCAATTGCCCGGAGACACAAACCCCTTAAACGACACTTTGTGTTGTGAAATTAATAACGGTGTCAGTTCGGTGTCAGCTTCAGATAATTCATCATTCGTAATATATCCGAACCCATCAGAGAATAATTTGATTCGAATAAGTAACCTCAATACAACAGGTATATTTTCCGTTTGCATTATTGATGGTATTGGAAATACGGTATATACATCTCAAAAAGCAAGTACCCATTCCTTTACAATAAACAAAAAACTTGCTGCAGGAATCTATTTTGTCCTCATAACTGAAGGTGATAAAATTTATTACAAGAAATTAATTGTAAATTAGAATTTAGTCTGTAAAACTTCGCCCACAAATTTTATCTTTTTCAAGGTAATCAATTATAAAAAAGTATATAAATTTGAATAAAATTTCACCCTCTTATTAGCCCTTTGAGCAATTCGTTTTGTATTAATTCGAAAAGCAAGTTAGCGAAAATTGAAATTTATAACATAATAGGCAGTAAAGTATTTTCAGAAGATTTAAAACTTCTGCCTAAGCAATCTTTTGTGGTTAAACCAAATATAAATTCAAACGGCATTTACTTTATTAAGTTAACTAATGTTGCAGGTGAAATTAAAACAATGAAAATTGTCAGGGAGTAAAACACACTTTTTATAAAACCATTTTTGTATTTCCACTCTAATTTAATTAGTTTTATCTTGCTTCAGCAGATTGTAAATAACTTGTACAACATATACTGATATTGTTCAGATAAAACAAACTATCATTGCAGCAAAATAGTGTAATGGCGTTGACAAGTTTTCCAAAAGAAAAAATAAAAATCCTTTTACTGGAAGGTGTTCATCCTGCTGCTGTGGAAATGTTCAGAGATGCAGGCTACACACAAATTGAAACCACTACAGGTGCATTATCAGAAAAAGAACTACTGCAAAAAATAAATAATGTCCATATTCTTGGCATTCGTTCAAAAACACAATTAACTGCTGCTGCCATTAAACAGGCCGACAAACTTATAGCAACGGGATGTTTTTGTATTGGTGTCAATCAGGTGAGTATGAGTGATGCCATAGAAAATGGAATAGCTGTTTTTAATTCGCCTTTCAGCAATACACGCTCTGTGGCAGAATTAGTCATAGCCAATTGCATCATGCTGTTGCGAAGAATTCCCGAAAAAAGTAAAGCTGTCCTTGCCGGACAATGGTTAAAAGACAGTGCCGGATGTTTTGAAGTTCGTGGTAAAACACTTGGGATAATCGGCTATGGCCACATAGGCAGTCAGGTTTCTGTTTTGGCAGAGGCATTAGGCATGAAGGTGATTTTTTATGATGTAGAGCCAAAGTTAAGTTTGGGAAATGCCAAAGCTTGTAAAAGTATAAATGACTTACTCAAGCTATCGGACATTGTGACGCTGCATGTACCCGGAACTTCGGCAACGCGCAATATGGTGAACGAATCTTTTTTACGAAAAATGAAAAAAGACAGTGTACTCATCAACCTGAGTCGTGGCGAGGTGATGGATGAACAGGCTATTGTGAATGCCATTACAGAAAAACATTTAGCAGGACTTGCTGCCGATGTTTTTATTGACGAACCACAACATAAGGGCGACCTGTTTCAATCGCCCCTACAACACTTGAATAATGTATTGTTGACACCACATATTGGAGGGTCAACACTTGAAGCACAGGAAAATATAGGTACTGATGTGGCCGGAAAAATTATCCGTTATCTTGAAACCGGCAACAGTATGGGTAGTGTTTCTGTCCCTGCATTGAATTTACCTTTACAGCAAAGTGCGCATCGTATTTTACATATTCACCACAATGTGCCCGGTGTACTATCAGAAATAAATACCATTATGAGTAAACATAAAGCAAATATCCTAGGTCAATATCTTCAAACCAATAATGCTATAGGTTATGTGGCTGTTGATATTGATAAAAAAGCTTCTGCAGGATTGATAGCAGATTTAAAAAACAGCAAAGAGACTATCAGGGTTCGTGGAGTTTATTAATGACTATTAATTATTTCTTACCGATATAAATCCATGCTTCTTTTCCGGATTCCAATTTTTCCATTACACGTATATAATCAGACACTTCATACCTATCAGTAGCCTGTAATTCTTCTTCTGTAATTTCAAAAATCATTCCTTTAATAACATCGGTTTCATTTCCGGAATGAACAGCCACAGGGTGAATATGCTTTCCACTTTTACGAATTACGTCACTGTCTGTAATTTCTAAATCATCAATTCGATAGCCTTTCAACAAATCTATGTTGCCTTTTAGTTTGCGTCCATAATTTTCAAGTTGGACTCGCTCAAGTTGCAGTGTGCCGTAAGAAAACAAAAAGTGGTGCACGGATTAAATTTTGTTGTGGCAATATTAGTGTTATGACAAAAAAAATCAGTCATTTTTTATGTGCCATTCAAATTGTTTTGTAACATTTTAAGTATAATAACCGTCTTGTTAATGGTTCTCAGAAAAGTATAAAACCAGTAATTCAATTATTTAGACTAAATTTTTATGATTGATTTTCAATATTATATAAATTTTTATACTACTATGTGTTGCATAGTACTGTTTTATAAATATATCTTTGCATCGCAATAATCAATAAAAACATATACAGATGAAACGCTTCGAATTATTAACCATCATTTTAGCAGCAGCAGTATTACCTACACTGGCACAAAACGCACAACCACCTGTTGTAGTTCCTGCAATTATTATGCAGGGTGAGGTAATACCTTATCAACAACTTCCTGAAGTCACTATTACTACCAATGCTTCAGAACTAAAAGCCGTAGAATTACCTGTTGTCACCATCCGTGCAAATAAAATCAACCAACAAATTTATCCTGCAGTAAAGTATGGTAGCAACTATATTGCCTCTGTTACAATTTCGCCAATTGAGGTGGTGGCACATCAGCAGAAAAGAACTTTTGCATCATTGTTTTCATTTCTTCGTTACTTTAGCCGTTAACAAGACCTGTTACATTGTTTACTGCTTTTGCAGTTTCTATTTTTTATAAACACAAAAATCAAACTTCTGCCAATGAAGCTTACTATAAAAGGCCTGACAAAAACATATCCTAACGGAGTGCAAGCCTTAAAAAACATAAACCTAGAAATAAAAAACGGACTATTTGGTTTGTTGGGTCCCAATGGTGCCGGAAAATCATCTTTGATGCGAACTATTGCTACTTTACAAAATGCAGACAGTGGCAATATTTTTTTAGACGATTTAAATGTACTTGAGGATAAAGAAGAAGTAAAAAAAATCTTAGGGTATTTGCCACAGGAGTTTGGCGTTTATCCAAACATTTCTGCACAGGAATTACTTAACCATCTGGCATTATTAAAAGGTGTACATCTTAAAAAAGAACGTGAAGAAGTTGTAAAAAGTCTGTTGATGCAAACAAATCTGTATGAAGTACGCAACAAAAATTTAGGCGGTTTTAGTGGTGGAATGAAGCAGCGATTTGGAATAGCACAGGCATTAATCGGTAATCCTAAAATTATTATTGCTGATGAACCAACAGCAGGACTTGACCCAACAGAAAGGAACAGATTTTTAAATCTGCTAAGTGAAATCAGTGAACAAGTCATTGTAATTCTCTCAACACATATCGTTGAAGACGTTAAGGAGTTGTGCTCTCAGATGGCCATCATCAATAAAGGCGAAGTAATGTTCAGTGGGCACCCGGCAGAAGCAATAAAACGGGTGCAGGGAAAAATATGGACCTGTCAGGTTGACAAGCCCACTGCACGCGAACTGATGACAAAACACAATGTCATATCCCAAAAATTTAACACCGGACTGATTGAACTGCATGTGTGGAGCGAAGAGCCTCTTAACCACCACTTCGCCATTGCGCAGCCCGTTTTGGAAGATGTTTATTTTTCTGTGCTTAATGGCAATCTAAACCCTTAAGTTATGTGGAGTGTACTCTCTTTTGAGTTGTCGTACCGTTTCAGAAGGCCTGCAACTTACATCTACTTAGCCATTCTTTTTCTGATAAGCTTTTTGTTTGCTGCAACAGATGCTATCTCTATAAGTGGTGCTGTTGGCAACATTCATAAAAACTCACCCTACACCATATATCAGGTTATGCTCATTCTAACGCTTTTAGGCACCTTGATTATTTCCGCAGTAATGGGTGTGCCGGTTTATCGCGATTACGAGCATCACTTTCATGAAATTATGTTTACGCTTCCCGTTTCAAAAGCGCAATATCTTGGAGGACGTTTCTTAGGTTCATACTTCACAACATTATTTATTTTTTTCGGAATACCATTAGGCATTTTAACAGGGCTAGTAATGCCGTGGATTGACAAAGAAGTTTTAGGCCCTTTTATGTTGAATGCCTATGTACTTCCCTTTCTGTACATCGTCATACCTAATGTATTTATTCTGGGTGTAATGTTTTTTGCTACCGGTTCGCTTTTCAGAAATCAACTGGCAATATATCTGCAAGGAATGGTTTTCTTTATTTTCTATTTGGTGTTAACTTCTGCAACAGGTGATGTAGAAAACAATCCAAAGTTTGCCTTATTCGATGTATTTGGTATCACTCCTTCATTTTACATTACACGCTACTGGACTCCATTTGAAAAAAATCTGCAAACAATACCATTGGAAAGTTATCTGTTGTGGAATCGTTTGTTGTGGATAGTCATAGCTTTAATTGGTGCGCTTGTTACCTATCGGTTGTTTCAGTTTTCAAAGGCAAGTCCATTTGTTTTGCGTAGCAGAAATATTCAGAAAAAAATTAGTGCTGAAAATTTAAGTCACATTAGCCTTCTTGAAACTTCAAAAGATTATTCCTTTTCAACCCGATTGCAGCAATGGCTTCAAATGGTGCGATTTGATTTTTTCGGGACTATTCGGTCTGTTCCCTTTATTGCAATCTGGATTTGTGGTGTAATTCTTATACTTGGTCAAATGCCACAAATAGGTAAAATGTTTGGCACTACCATCTACCCTGTTACCTATGCCATCATTGATGATTTAACAGGAAATTTTACCTTGTTTACTTTGATAATTATCACTTTTTATTCAGGTGAGTTGGTATGGAAAGAACGAGAACGCGGCATTCATCTGATAACAGATTCACTACCTGTTTCAAGATATGCATTAATAACAGCCAAGTTTTTTGCCATGTGTCTTATTGTGGCAATGATGCAATTTACCGTCTTGTTTATAGGAATTTTAATTCAGACATTAAAAGGTTTTTATCGTTACGATATTGACGTATATCTGAAAACACTTTTTGTCAGTCAGTACCCAAGTTTGATTTTACTTGTGTTACTTGCATTTTTCATTCACAGTATGGTCAACAATAAATTTATCGGCCATACATTAATGATTGCCTATTTTGTCGGTAGAATGGCAGCGGCAGCAATGGGGATAACACATAAAATGATTTGGTACGGCAACATACCTTCTGCACCCTACTCCGACATGAATGGATACGGACACTTTCTTTATCCAAAATATATGTTCTTGCTTTATTGGGGAAGTTTAGGGCTTATACTTTTCGTGCTTGGTGTTATGATGAATCGTCATGGAAGCGAAATTGGAATAAAAGCCCGGTGGAAAATATTTTTACAACAATGGAAATATAGCAGAGGAAAAAAAATAGTTTGGTCGCTGCTTTTAGTTTTTATTGTTTCAGGATGTTTTATTTTTTACAACACCAACATCCTGCATAAATTTAAAAGCGATAAGGCAGTCAGACATGAACAGGCCGAATACGAAAAACGCTTTCGCAAATACCTTGATTTTAACCAGCCACGAATTACAGCAGTAAATGTAAATATTGATTTGGTTCCTGAAAAAAGATATGCTGCCATTAAAGGATATTATATCATCCAAAACAAATCTGCATTACCGATTGATACATTTTTAATAACTTGGGCACATGAGAATATAAAAATCAACAGGTTTGGTTTTGATATTCTGGCTGATGAAGTCGAAAACTATCAGAAGCAGTTTGTTATTTATAAACTAGCTCATCCATTACAACCCAATGATTCTACTAAAGTATATTTTGACATTGAATACATCAACAACGGATTTGCCAACTCAGAAGAAGAATTGGGATTGGTAAACAACGGCACTTTTATCAACAACAACTATCTGCCAGCATTTGGATATTCAGAATCGTTTGAATTGACCGATAACAGCGACAGAAAAAAGGAAGAGCTTCCGAGAAAAAATCACACCATGCGTTTGCTTAGTGATAGTGCATCGCGTAACAACACTTACTTAGCTAATGATGCAGACTGGATAAGATATGAATGTATTATAAGCACATCACCCGATCAGATTGCAGTTTCACCGGGATACCTTCAAAAAGAATGGACACAAAACGGAAGACGATATTTCCATTACAAAATGGATGCGCCAATGGTTAATTTCTATTCCTTTCTAAGTGCACGATATGAAGTTTTTCGTGATTCCTTTCAGGGAATTAATATTGAGATATTTTACCACAAAACACATTCATGGAATATTGAAAAAATGAATAAGGCCATTAAAAAAACTTTGGCTTATTGTCAGAAAAATTTTTCGCCCTATCAGTTCCGTCAGGTTCGTATTCTGGAATTTCCACGCTATGAAACTTTTGCACAATCTTTTCCAAACACCATACCCTTCAGCGAAGCTATTGGTTTTATATATGACGTCAGCAAAGACACAGATATAGACAATGCATTTTATGTAACGTCACATGAAGTTGCACATCAATGGTGGGGGCATCAGGTTTGTGGTGCCAACAGCCAGGGTTCTACAT
This portion of the Bacteroidia bacterium genome encodes:
- a CDS encoding M1 family aminopeptidase; translation: MWSVLSFELSYRFRRPATYIYLAILFLISFLFAATDAISISGAVGNIHKNSPYTIYQVMLILTLLGTLIISAVMGVPVYRDYEHHFHEIMFTLPVSKAQYLGGRFLGSYFTTLFIFFGIPLGILTGLVMPWIDKEVLGPFMLNAYVLPFLYIVIPNVFILGVMFFATGSLFRNQLAIYLQGMVFFIFYLVLTSATGDVENNPKFALFDVFGITPSFYITRYWTPFEKNLQTIPLESYLLWNRLLWIVIALIGALVTYRLFQFSKASPFVLRSRNIQKKISAENLSHISLLETSKDYSFSTRLQQWLQMVRFDFFGTIRSVPFIAIWICGVILILGQMPQIGKMFGTTIYPVTYAIIDDLTGNFTLFTLIIITFYSGELVWKERERGIHLITDSLPVSRYALITAKFFAMCLIVAMMQFTVLFIGILIQTLKGFYRYDIDVYLKTLFVSQYPSLILLVLLAFFIHSMVNNKFIGHTLMIAYFVGRMAAAAMGITHKMIWYGNIPSAPYSDMNGYGHFLYPKYMFLLYWGSLGLILFVLGVMMNRHGSEIGIKARWKIFLQQWKYSRGKKIVWSLLLVFIVSGCFIFYNTNILHKFKSDKAVRHEQAEYEKRFRKYLDFNQPRITAVNVNIDLVPEKRYAAIKGYYIIQNKSALPIDTFLITWAHENIKINRFGFDILADEVENYQKQFVIYKLAHPLQPNDSTKVYFDIEYINNGFANSEEELGLVNNGTFINNNYLPAFGYSESFELTDNSDRKKEELPRKNHTMRLLSDSASRNNTYLANDADWIRYECIISTSPDQIAVSPGYLQKEWTQNGRRYFHYKMDAPMVNFYSFLSARYEVFRDSFQGINIEIFYHKTHSWNIEKMNKAIKKTLAYCQKNFSPYQFRQVRILEFPRYETFAQSFPNTIPFSEAIGFIYDVSKDTDIDNAFYVTSHEVAHQWWGHQVCGANSQGSTLMVESMAQYTALMVMEKEFGKDAMEKFLKYELDGYLSGRSIERINEQPIARNDGQGYIHYQKGSLVMYAMKDYLGEDTLNAALHRFIKTYGFQSPPYVQAPQFVQYIADATPDSLKQVIEDMFNRITLFDLKCVEAAYKKKGNKYEVTLDIETAKIYADSMGNETGVKPNDWIDVGIMKYDGTGKHSYQYLQKQLFTGGRKTLVITVDNKPSKAGIDPLHKLIDRNSEDNIKEVKSLQ